The Methanococcus maripaludis genome has a window encoding:
- the ehbP gene encoding energy-converting hydrogenase B subunit EhbP → MPKMLLLPKLTMSLGGYIRETVEIYQEDGVKEFPHRNVVVGNPTNEPIKIDVPAYDDEWVKRHQELGLIVVPVEVGEDFVGIFKMVEEKVKKAD, encoded by the coding sequence TTGCCAAAGATGCTACTGCTCCCAAAATTAACAATGTCTCTTGGCGGATATATAAGAGAGACTGTTGAAATTTATCAAGAAGATGGTGTAAAGGAATTCCCCCACAGAAATGTTGTGGTTGGAAATCCTACAAACGAACCTATAAAGATAGATGTTCCTGCATATGATGATGAATGGGTAAAAAGACATCAAGAACTTGGTTTAATTGTAGTTCCTGTGGAAGTGGGCGAGGATTTCGTTGGAATATTTAAAATGGTTGAAGAAAAGGTTAAAAAAGCAGATTAG